In Xenorhabdus nematophila ATCC 19061, one DNA window encodes the following:
- a CDS encoding tail protein: MSNIQSQLNKVLSTVGKLTSSFKTFQRHHKKLENSVDKIHNQFKKLNKTVESLKPIVGYAQETARIRTDLKAYTQTIKQSFSARQNSSKVMQVSAASQSANTIQTTQIIKQENSSSKKNEFNFGVTGNMTNNFSLLDKLVININPKITILFGILNKINTTLQLTTGSVKVVFQTLLDHIQIFGSIGIKVFDSLRINLNIFALLGIQAFAELRAGLSFFAQLGIQAFVELRASLNFFVQLGVRAFVELRASLNFFAQLGIQAFAELKAGLNFFMQVGVQAFVELKANLNIFAQFGIQIFVDLSGSLNKFAELGRQALDTLKSSLNTFAELGRQALDTLKSSLNAFVQLGTQALNKLTYPLDMFVQLGLNAFEELKASLNFFAQLGVQALDKLKSSLDVFLQLGLNAFEELKASLNFFAQLGVQALDKIKSSLDAFLQLGLNAFEELKANLNFFAQLGVQALDKLKSTLDAFVQLGVQALNKLTAPLDIFAQLGTQALDKLKSTLDEFVQLGVQALNKLTAPLDIFAQLGTQALDKLKSTLDSFVQLGVQALSKLTAPLDVFTQIGSQALEDLRANINRFAEVGIQALENLNAGLKAFAQIGTEALEALRAAMDFFGKTGSKVFGSLNDGADLLSNKGGKDTFGNQRRGLGLLGNIGQKVFGVLGRGINILASVGAKGLSFLSNAFSVLGKAILFIGRAMMANPILAIIGVIAMAAVYIWQNWESLGPKFMALWDSVKNIFSVAWEGIKNLVSVAWEGIKSFFMNGGLIGIIYQNWETIKQSASEAWELVKATISGVWESVKQNTLEIWESIKKSISDKWNEIVADVQAIPEKLKSAGSEMIDSLLTGIQEKWKVLKDKFKSFGDAVKSFFGGSDKKEVELSKSEEITKSEVTKDLMPAKKLDKGGYVSNGEIAIVGERGPELVAGSASVTSRLDTAKYAAIGVAISSMPLPVAAQNTPLHPQSLPAHTYEEVQAKRAQSQPQQNSGAAPQYNIYVYGSQGQSAQDIARMVRQELEQRERTQQARMRSSYSDRGEFFS, translated from the coding sequence ATGAGTAATATACAGTCACAGCTAAATAAGGTACTGAGTACCGTAGGAAAGCTGACCAGTTCCTTTAAAACTTTTCAACGGCATCATAAAAAGCTGGAAAATTCAGTCGATAAAATCCATAACCAGTTTAAAAAACTCAATAAGACCGTTGAAAGCTTAAAGCCTATTGTGGGTTATGCGCAGGAAACTGCGCGTATACGCACCGATCTTAAAGCCTATACTCAAACAATTAAACAATCTTTCTCTGCGCGGCAGAACTCTTCAAAAGTGATGCAGGTTAGTGCTGCCAGTCAATCAGCCAATACTATTCAAACCACCCAGATTATTAAACAAGAAAATTCATCCAGTAAGAAAAATGAATTTAATTTTGGTGTAACTGGGAATATGACTAACAATTTTTCATTGTTAGACAAACTGGTCATTAATATTAATCCCAAGATAACAATTTTATTTGGCATTCTGAATAAAATTAATACAACTTTGCAATTGACTACGGGTTCAGTAAAAGTCGTATTTCAAACTCTGCTTGACCATATACAAATCTTTGGCAGTATTGGTATAAAGGTATTTGACTCGTTAAGAATTAATTTAAATATATTCGCGCTGTTGGGAATTCAAGCCTTTGCTGAACTAAGGGCTGGTTTGAGCTTTTTTGCACAGTTGGGAATTCAGGCTTTTGTTGAGTTAAGAGCCAGCCTGAACTTCTTTGTTCAGTTGGGTGTTCGGGCGTTTGTTGAATTAAGGGCCAGCCTGAATTTCTTTGCGCAGTTGGGCATTCAGGCCTTTGCTGAATTAAAAGCTGGCCTGAACTTTTTTATGCAAGTGGGTGTTCAAGCATTTGTTGAATTAAAAGCCAATTTAAATATTTTTGCGCAGTTTGGAATCCAGATTTTTGTTGATCTAAGTGGTAGTCTGAATAAATTTGCAGAACTGGGGCGCCAGGCTCTGGATACATTAAAATCCAGTTTAAATACATTTGCGGAACTGGGACGTCAGGCTCTGGATACATTAAAATCCAGCTTGAATGCTTTTGTGCAGTTGGGAACTCAGGCTTTGAATAAACTAACATATCCTTTGGATATGTTTGTTCAGTTGGGGCTTAACGCTTTTGAAGAATTAAAAGCCAGCTTGAATTTCTTTGCGCAATTAGGTGTGCAGGCATTGGATAAATTAAAATCCAGTCTGGATGTATTTTTGCAATTAGGACTTAACGCTTTTGAAGAATTAAAAGCCAGTTTGAATTTCTTTGCACAATTAGGTGTGCAGGCACTGGATAAAATAAAATCCAGTCTGGATGCATTTTTGCAATTAGGGCTTAACGCTTTTGAAGAATTAAAAGCCAACTTGAATTTCTTTGCGCAATTAGGTGTACAGGCGCTGGATAAATTAAAATCTACGCTGGATGCGTTTGTACAGTTAGGCGTTCAGGCACTGAATAAACTGACCGCGCCTCTGGATATATTTGCGCAGTTGGGGACTCAGGCGCTGGATAAATTAAAATCCACGCTGGATGAGTTTGTGCAGTTGGGTGTTCAGGCGCTGAATAAACTGACAGCCCCTCTGGATATATTTGCGCAGTTGGGCACTCAGGCGCTGGATAAATTAAAATCCACACTGGACTCATTTGTGCAGCTGGGTGTTCAGGCCCTCAGTAAACTGACCGCGCCTTTGGATGTATTTACTCAGATTGGCTCTCAGGCTCTGGAAGATTTAAGAGCCAATATTAATCGATTTGCGGAAGTAGGTATTCAGGCACTGGAAAATTTAAACGCTGGCTTGAAGGCATTCGCGCAAATAGGAACCGAGGCTTTGGAAGCGCTAAGAGCTGCCATGGACTTTTTTGGTAAAACCGGAAGCAAGGTTTTTGGCTCACTTAATGATGGTGCTGATTTACTGTCTAATAAAGGAGGCAAAGATACTTTCGGAAACCAAAGAAGAGGTTTGGGATTGTTGGGAAATATTGGCCAAAAAGTTTTTGGTGTTTTGGGCCGTGGAATAAATATTCTGGCAAGCGTTGGAGCAAAAGGATTATCTTTTTTAAGCAATGCCTTCAGCGTATTAGGTAAAGCAATATTGTTTATTGGTCGGGCTATGATGGCAAACCCAATTCTTGCCATTATCGGTGTTATCGCAATGGCTGCTGTTTATATTTGGCAGAATTGGGAATCATTGGGGCCAAAATTTATGGCCTTATGGGATAGTGTAAAAAATATCTTCAGCGTTGCTTGGGAAGGAATTAAAAATCTTGTTAGTGTGGCGTGGGAAGGTATTAAGAGTTTCTTCATGAATGGGGGACTAATTGGCATTATCTACCAAAATTGGGAAACAATTAAACAAAGTGCTTCAGAAGCCTGGGAATTAGTTAAAGCGACAATAAGTGGGGTTTGGGAATCTGTAAAACAGAATACATTAGAAATCTGGGAAAGCATAAAAAAATCAATTTCAGATAAATGGAATGAAATAGTTGCGGATGTTCAGGCTATTCCGGAAAAATTAAAATCTGCGGGTTCGGAAATGATTGACAGCCTGTTAACAGGTATTCAAGAAAAATGGAAGGTGCTGAAAGATAAATTCAAAAGTTTCGGTGATGCAGTTAAATCATTCTTTGGTGGCAGTGATAAAAAGGAAGTTGAGTTAAGTAAATCTGAGGAAATTACCAAGAGTGAAGTCACCAAAGACTTAATGCCGGCTAAGAAACTGGATAAAGGTGGATATGTTTCAAATGGTGAAATTGCTATTGTCGGAGAACGTGGGCCTGAGCTTGTTGCTGGTTCAGCAAGTGTTACCAGTCGGTTAGATACGGCAAAGTATGCGGCTATAGGGGTTGCCATTAGCTCTATGCCATTGCCCGTAGCCGCCCAGAATACACCATTACACCCACAAAGTTTGCCTGCCCATACTTACGAGGAAGTTCAGGCGAAGCGGGCGCAGAGTCAGCCACAGCAAAATAGTGGCGCAGCACCGCAATATAACATTTATGTCTATGGCTCTCAGGGACAGTCCGCTCAGGATATCGCCCGTATGGTCAGACAGGAACTGGAACAACGGGAACGCACACAGCAAGCCCGTATGCGTAGCTCATATTCTGATAGGGGGGAATTCTTCTCATGA
- a CDS encoding phage tail protein, with product MMAALGLFVFMLKTTPYQSFQHKQSWRHAFNSRVGARPAWQFVGSDNDTITLSGELYPELTGGSLSLTALTLMADSGKAWSFIDGSGSIYGMFVIESIDETKTEFMSGGVARKISFTLTLQRVDNNLFEMLGDLQDQFSNLQKELPNLSKKISSFSDEVANKVKGVFS from the coding sequence ATGATGGCTGCACTTGGTTTATTTGTTTTTATGTTGAAAACAACGCCTTATCAAAGTTTCCAGCATAAACAAAGCTGGAGACATGCCTTTAATAGCCGCGTGGGAGCGCGGCCTGCATGGCAATTTGTGGGTTCTGATAATGATACGATCACGTTATCAGGTGAGCTGTATCCTGAATTGACAGGAGGCTCTCTTTCTTTGACTGCACTGACGTTGATGGCAGACAGTGGCAAGGCATGGTCTTTTATTGATGGAAGCGGTTCTATTTACGGAATGTTCGTTATCGAAAGCATTGATGAGACGAAAACGGAGTTTATGTCTGGCGGGGTAGCGAGAAAAATTAGCTTTACGTTGACCTTACAGCGCGTTGACAACAATTTGTTTGAAATGCTGGGAGATTTGCAGGATCAATTTTCTAATCTACAGAAAGAGTTACCTAATTTATCAAAGAAAATTTCTAGTTTCAGTGATGAAGTAGCCAATAAAGTTAAGGGAGTATTCTCATGA
- a CDS encoding contractile injection system protein, VgrG/Pvc8 family, which yields MIDSEQWMPNTDWIPQFDLITGKTSKPAFRLEINNKDISDKIQSCLMSLTLTDNRGLESDQLDLELDDANDKLRLPKRGDILTLELGWQGHSLTPKGQFVVDEIEHTGAPDRLTIRARSADFRGDLNVKREQSYHKQTLESIVSTIAARHQLKFKISQELKGVSVHIDQTNESDVSFLTRVAKQEGAITSVKNGELLFIRQGENKTASGKDIELELITRHSGDSHRFSLSDREAYTGVIAQWMNTRTTTKQTVELRRVKSKEGKVELSVEYKSSENKSSGKGTPQKGKEPAKQDKNPTKKEDNSSRKKEPQPLKKEKDTKSRLSGNVNLTKPGGVSLAKPGNVNTTKKSPKTKGRDKPAYIKNRRKDKNRGQGGTDTEASLTVEGKISYEEKSESKTEHHQTTTTKQESSNYLEGTQGNILTISRIYSNKEEAKRAATAAWKKMQRGAAQFSITLAMGRADIYPEMPVQLEGFKKEIDGTDWTIVKVTHNLNDSGFTTSLDLEIKLE from the coding sequence ATGATTGATTCTGAACAATGGATGCCGAATACAGACTGGATCCCTCAATTTGATTTGATCACAGGAAAGACCAGTAAACCTGCATTTCGCTTGGAAATCAACAATAAGGATATCAGTGACAAGATTCAGTCATGTCTGATGTCGTTAACACTGACGGATAACCGTGGTTTGGAATCAGACCAACTGGATCTGGAATTGGATGATGCCAATGACAAGCTGAGATTACCTAAAAGAGGCGATATTCTGACATTGGAACTGGGGTGGCAAGGCCACTCCTTAACACCAAAGGGGCAATTTGTTGTTGATGAAATTGAACATACCGGAGCACCCGATCGGCTGACTATTCGTGCCCGCAGTGCGGATTTTCGTGGTGACCTGAATGTCAAACGCGAGCAGTCTTATCATAAACAAACGTTAGAGAGCATTGTGAGTACAATTGCTGCGAGACACCAACTGAAATTCAAAATCAGTCAGGAATTAAAAGGTGTCTCAGTGCATATCGATCAGACTAATGAATCTGACGTGAGTTTTTTGACGCGAGTGGCGAAGCAAGAAGGGGCGATTACTTCGGTAAAAAATGGTGAATTGTTGTTTATTCGGCAGGGAGAAAATAAAACAGCAAGTGGTAAGGATATTGAACTTGAGCTGATTACTCGTCATTCCGGGGACAGCCACCGGTTTTCACTGTCCGATCGTGAAGCCTATACGGGTGTTATAGCTCAGTGGATGAATACGCGTACAACCACTAAGCAGACGGTGGAATTAAGGCGGGTGAAATCAAAAGAGGGAAAAGTTGAACTGTCTGTTGAATATAAAAGCAGTGAAAATAAGTCATCAGGTAAGGGAACACCTCAAAAAGGTAAAGAACCTGCTAAACAAGATAAAAATCCGACTAAAAAAGAGGACAATTCTTCCAGGAAAAAAGAACCTCAACCGCTTAAAAAAGAAAAAGATACCAAAAGCAGACTCTCTGGTAATGTCAATCTTACTAAGCCTGGCGGAGTGAGTTTGGCAAAGCCGGGTAACGTCAATACGACGAAGAAATCTCCAAAAACGAAGGGAAGAGATAAGCCTGCTTATATTAAAAATAGGCGCAAAGATAAAAACAGAGGTCAAGGCGGTACTGATACAGAAGCCAGTCTCACTGTTGAGGGCAAAATATCTTATGAGGAGAAGAGTGAGTCAAAAACTGAGCACCATCAGACCACAACGACGAAGCAAGAGTCCTCAAACTATTTGGAGGGAACTCAAGGGAATATTCTGACCATTTCGCGTATTTATTCCAATAAGGAAGAAGCGAAACGTGCAGCTACAGCTGCTTGGAAAAAAATGCAGCGGGGAGCGGCGCAGTTCTCTATTACTCTGGCGATGGGACGTGCTGACATTTATCCTGAAATGCCTGTCCAACTAGAGGGATTTAAGAAAGAGATTGATGGAACAGATTGGACGATAGTCAAAGTCACTCACAATCTCAATGACAGTGGTTTTACAACATCGTTAGATCTCGAAATAAAACTCGAATAA
- a CDS encoding ogr/Delta-like zinc finger family protein — translation MISCPLCGQSAHTRSSFEHSSETKERYNQCQNINCGATFVSHETFVRFISKPGEVQNVTPHPKAKTKRQPRQKAAAAQ, via the coding sequence ATTATTTCTTGCCCTCTGTGTGGTCAGTCAGCGCATACTCGTAGCAGTTTCGAGCATTCAAGCGAAACAAAGGAGCGCTATAACCAATGTCAGAACATTAATTGTGGAGCAACGTTCGTCAGCCATGAAACCTTTGTACGTTTCATTTCTAAGCCAGGTGAAGTCCAGAATGTCACGCCGCATCCAAAGGCAAAAACGAAGAGACAGCCTCGTCAGAAAGCAGCTGCCGCGCAGTAA
- a CDS encoding YdcH family protein produces the protein MFPEYRDLISDLRESHPRFQSLFEKHNQLDLEIVQLEGPNGTGYSDKVVRLKKEKLHIKDEMQRILQAESLK, from the coding sequence ATGTTTCCAGAATACCGCGATTTAATATCCGACCTAAGAGAATCACACCCCCGTTTCCAATCCTTGTTTGAAAAACATAACCAACTTGACCTAGAGATAGTTCAACTTGAAGGCCCAAATGGAACAGGTTACAGCGATAAAGTTGTTCGTCTGAAAAAAGAAAAACTACACATCAAAGATGAAATGCAACGGATTTTGCAGGCAGAATCTCTGAAGTAA
- the eco gene encoding serine protease inhibitor ecotin, translating to MKKYLFPLAALMVSTSVFADTKPEDIAPYPAPAEGMVRSVIDLPKHKNENNYMVELVIGKSLKVDCNHHWFGGNLETKVLEGWGYNYYVLDKVSGPVSTKMGCPNQEKTLRFVQVQLGKDAFVNYNSKLPIVVYTPKTLKVKYRIWKASDEVNTAVIK from the coding sequence ATGAAAAAATATCTATTTCCTTTAGCTGCTTTGATGGTATCAACTTCTGTTTTTGCTGACACAAAACCTGAAGATATCGCTCCTTATCCAGCGCCTGCTGAAGGAATGGTACGTAGTGTGATTGATCTTCCCAAACATAAAAATGAAAACAACTACATGGTTGAGTTGGTGATTGGTAAGAGTCTGAAGGTGGATTGTAACCATCACTGGTTTGGCGGCAATCTGGAGACAAAAGTACTGGAAGGGTGGGGATATAATTATTATGTATTGGATAAAGTCTCTGGGCCAGTTTCAACAAAAATGGGATGTCCAAATCAAGAAAAAACATTGCGTTTCGTTCAGGTTCAATTAGGTAAAGATGCGTTTGTAAATTATAACAGCAAATTACCTATTGTCGTATATACGCCAAAAACGCTGAAAGTAAAATATCGTATTTGGAAAGCGTCAGATGAAGTTAATACGGCGGTAATTAAATAA
- the aqpZ gene encoding aquaporin Z, producing MFKKLSAEFLGTFWLVFGGCGSAVLAAAFPQLGIGFVGVSLAFGLTVVTMAYAVGHISGGHFNPAVTLGLFAGGRISAKGVVPYIIAQVIGGIAAAAVLYLIASGKSGFDATTSGFASNGYGEHSPGGFSLQAAIIIELVLTAFFLIVILGATDKNAPIGFAPLAIGLALTLIHLISIPVTNTSVNPARSTAVAIFQGTWALEQLWVFWLIPLIGGVVGGLLYRMLLQQND from the coding sequence ATGTTTAAAAAATTATCAGCAGAGTTTTTGGGTACTTTTTGGTTGGTGTTTGGCGGATGTGGCAGTGCTGTTTTAGCTGCCGCATTTCCACAGCTGGGGATTGGCTTTGTGGGAGTATCTCTGGCTTTTGGTTTAACTGTGGTTACGATGGCTTATGCAGTGGGGCATATATCAGGAGGTCATTTTAATCCAGCAGTCACGTTGGGATTATTTGCAGGGGGACGTATTTCTGCAAAAGGTGTGGTTCCTTATATCATTGCTCAAGTAATTGGAGGAATTGCGGCGGCAGCGGTACTTTATCTTATTGCCAGTGGTAAAAGTGGTTTTGATGCAACAACGAGTGGTTTTGCCTCTAATGGCTATGGCGAGCACTCTCCTGGTGGTTTTTCATTGCAAGCTGCAATTATTATTGAATTAGTATTAACCGCTTTTTTCTTGATTGTCATTCTTGGGGCAACAGATAAAAATGCGCCGATAGGATTCGCACCATTAGCGATTGGTTTAGCATTGACACTGATCCACTTAATCAGCATTCCAGTGACAAATACATCGGTTAACCCAGCAAGAAGTACCGCAGTTGCTATTTTTCAGGGAACCTGGGCCTTGGAGCAACTTTGGGTATTCTGGTTGATTCCATTAATTGGTGGTGTTGTCGGTGGATTGTTATACCGGATGTTATTGCAGCAAAATGATTAA
- a CDS encoding IS5 family transposase, translated as MPRRMLSDPVWDKLSLFMLQSRLVYHKPEHRLALEGILFRMRTGIPWRELPSEYGKWNTVFKRFNKWSKKGIFDLFFKELSKDSDTEWLFIDSSIVRAHQHSSGATSKKDEAIGKSRGGRSTKIHLAVDSDGLPVNFELSGGQVHDIVHAESLVVQSPLSDFVIADKGYDSQAFRTDIEQQGATAVIPYRKNNRKSDKKIDNGLYRYRHLVENAFARIKHFRAIATRYDKLARNYASTLALAFVIIWLPMWLE; from the coding sequence ATGCCACGACGAATGTTATCAGATCCGGTGTGGGATAAGCTATCCCTATTCATGCTACAAAGTAGGCTCGTCTATCATAAACCAGAGCATCGCCTGGCTCTTGAAGGTATCCTTTTTCGAATGAGAACCGGGATCCCCTGGCGCGAACTGCCTTCTGAGTACGGGAAGTGGAATACGGTCTTTAAGCGTTTTAATAAATGGTCAAAGAAAGGTATTTTTGATTTATTCTTCAAAGAATTATCTAAAGACTCTGATACGGAATGGCTGTTCATTGATAGCAGTATTGTCCGCGCTCATCAACACAGTTCAGGCGCAACATCAAAGAAAGATGAAGCGATTGGGAAAAGCCGGGGAGGACGCTCAACTAAAATCCATTTAGCCGTAGACAGTGATGGACTGCCGGTGAATTTTGAATTGTCCGGAGGGCAAGTTCACGATATTGTTCATGCAGAAAGTTTGGTGGTGCAGTCACCGCTTTCGGACTTTGTGATAGCTGACAAGGGGTACGATAGTCAGGCATTCAGAACGGATATCGAACAACAAGGGGCAACAGCCGTTATTCCCTACCGAAAAAATAATCGAAAATCGGATAAAAAGATTGATAACGGTTTATATCGTTATCGTCATTTAGTCGAAAATGCGTTTGCCAGAATCAAACATTTTCGAGCAATCGCAACAAGATACGATAAATTGGCGCGAAATTACGCCAGCACATTGGCACTGGCATTTGTCATTATATGGTTACCCATGTGGCTCGAGTAA
- the pvcA gene encoding L-tyrosine isonitrile synthase — MEYFDIEEVSSKILHELLQYRRRFPESEHTIQYEENKVSEVQLPRIRAFVEQGKPIECILPAFPTKSPNPRKVLGKMPDMAEKLSLMFLNSLCQRIQLYYPPGAKIIICSDGHVFSDLIHVDDNTITDYQVEIEKLLHESGATHLSVFNLGNVESLTQYTDDYDQLRELLVKNYASSTEEIKAILKENEEGLLLYRAITRFLYEDSLLPEYTGSKNALQKDARQRSVGVIQRSWAWGNLLAEQFPQAIRLSIHPQSVESLKLGIHMMPTRDDWLTPWHGVAANINGQFVLMKSDEVKNLQGKLIHIRGVPSHYVIETESERNQEIEPIAEAVHAG; from the coding sequence ATGGAATATTTTGATATAGAAGAAGTGTCGAGCAAAATTCTGCATGAGTTATTGCAATACCGACGTCGTTTTCCAGAATCTGAACATACAATTCAATATGAAGAGAATAAGGTTTCTGAGGTTCAACTTCCGCGTATTCGTGCCTTTGTTGAGCAAGGAAAACCGATAGAATGTATTTTGCCTGCATTTCCGACAAAATCGCCAAATCCTCGTAAAGTATTGGGTAAGATGCCTGATATGGCAGAGAAATTATCACTGATGTTTTTAAATTCTTTATGCCAACGTATTCAGCTTTATTATCCACCGGGCGCAAAGATTATTATTTGTTCCGATGGACATGTATTCAGTGATCTCATTCATGTTGATGATAATACGATTACCGATTATCAGGTGGAAATTGAAAAATTGCTGCATGAATCAGGGGCTACTCATCTTTCAGTTTTCAATTTGGGTAATGTGGAATCGCTCACGCAATATACCGATGATTATGATCAATTACGTGAATTACTGGTGAAAAATTATGCCTCTTCAACGGAGGAAATTAAGGCGATACTCAAAGAAAATGAAGAAGGGTTGTTGTTGTATCGGGCAATTACGCGTTTTCTTTATGAAGATAGTTTATTGCCTGAATACACCGGTTCGAAAAATGCGCTGCAAAAAGATGCGCGTCAGCGCTCTGTAGGGGTTATCCAACGGAGCTGGGCGTGGGGAAATCTGCTGGCAGAACAGTTCCCGCAGGCTATCCGTCTTTCAATACATCCTCAGTCGGTGGAGAGCCTCAAACTGGGTATTCATATGATGCCGACCCGGGATGATTGGTTAACACCGTGGCATGGCGTAGCGGCCAACATTAATGGTCAGTTTGTCCTGATGAAAAGTGATGAAGTGAAAAATCTGCAAGGGAAATTGATCCATATTCGTGGTGTGCCAAGTCATTATGTGATTGAAACGGAAAGTGAAAGAAATCAGGAAATAGAACCTATTGCTGAGGCAGTACATGCAGGTTAA
- the pvcB gene encoding tyrosine isonitrile desaturase/decarboxylase: MNTYEIDCHVELVKPFGLLITPNYPEQDINSLPVDALRKLAQDHLLVILRGFQSGFTDKEKLTEYTRHWGELMTWPFGVVLDVMEQSIPSDHVLDSSYIPLHWDGMYREAIPEFQIFHCVSAPEAAQGGRTTFVNTEQLILDASEDEFNTWKNTTITYRTKKVTHYGGEVVSPLVCLHPKGNKWVIRYNEPMHQEDKYADHHSVTIQGLLSEEQKAFEETLYNRLYDPRYFYAHQWQSGDMVISDNFSLLHGREAFISRSPRHLQRVHVHGMPVCENNSFRTISDSNSIDSTVKEV; this comes from the coding sequence ATGAATACATATGAAATTGATTGTCATGTTGAGTTAGTGAAACCTTTTGGGCTGCTTATTACCCCTAATTATCCTGAGCAGGATATTAATTCGCTGCCGGTTGATGCTTTGCGCAAACTGGCACAAGACCATCTGTTGGTTATATTGCGCGGTTTTCAGTCTGGATTTACAGATAAAGAGAAGTTAACGGAATATACCCGTCATTGGGGAGAGTTGATGACATGGCCGTTTGGTGTGGTATTGGATGTGATGGAACAATCAATTCCCTCAGATCATGTTTTGGATAGTTCATATATTCCACTGCATTGGGATGGAATGTATAGAGAAGCAATCCCTGAATTCCAGATTTTTCATTGTGTTTCTGCGCCTGAGGCTGCTCAGGGAGGGCGTACTACATTCGTTAACACTGAACAGTTGATTTTGGATGCCAGTGAAGATGAGTTCAATACATGGAAAAATACCACCATTACTTATCGTACAAAGAAGGTGACACATTATGGTGGTGAAGTTGTTTCGCCATTAGTTTGTCTTCATCCCAAAGGAAACAAATGGGTGATCCGTTACAACGAACCGATGCACCAAGAGGATAAGTATGCTGATCATCACTCTGTGACAATACAGGGGCTGTTATCCGAAGAACAAAAAGCATTCGAGGAAACATTATATAACCGGTTGTATGATCCGCGTTATTTCTATGCGCATCAATGGCAATCTGGCGATATGGTGATTAGCGATAATTTTTCCCTGCTGCATGGTCGTGAAGCGTTTATTTCCCGATCTCCCCGTCATCTCCAGAGGGTGCATGTACATGGAATGCCTGTGTGTGAAAATAACAGTTTCAGGACTATTTCCGATTCAAACTCAATAGATTCTACTGTCAAGGAAGTTTAA
- a CDS encoding rhabduscin glycosyltransferase: protein MARIVLAAVATPGHVFPIFAIAEYLIGQGNEVTIFSGALFQQQAQALGASFVPFDKQVDFDYRHLEKHFPERGELPPGNAQMALALKQFFSAPIPVLAGQLIKVIEEEQADLLIIDNTFYAALPLLQKPASERIPVVAIGVTPLSYSSKDTIFWGPRIPPALLPPDLTRDQLVDEETQQLIKEVRDAFNQALAAVDCPPLAGDYNDVLINQVDRFLQLSAPSFEFSRDDLPETVAFIGSLGVKVKDDNVQISWPDESLPLILVTQGTLANIDFNQLLLPTLRALADLPVRVLAITGGRSVDMLGEDIPDNARVVEYLNFEHWLPRASIFITNGGYGSLNSAIRHGVPLVVAGTGDGKLEAVARVIWSRCGISLHTDTPSEQQLYQAVTKILSSPIWRQQAQIIRADYESHHTLELVTCHVNELIAQSA from the coding sequence ATGGCGCGTATTGTTTTAGCTGCTGTTGCAACCCCTGGTCATGTTTTTCCCATATTTGCTATTGCGGAGTATTTGATAGGACAAGGAAATGAGGTAACGATATTTAGTGGTGCTCTTTTTCAACAGCAGGCACAAGCATTGGGAGCCAGCTTTGTCCCTTTCGATAAGCAAGTGGATTTTGATTATCGTCATCTGGAAAAGCACTTTCCTGAGCGGGGAGAGCTTCCACCGGGTAATGCCCAAATGGCATTGGCGCTGAAGCAATTTTTTTCTGCCCCTATTCCTGTGTTGGCGGGGCAATTGATAAAAGTCATTGAAGAAGAACAGGCTGATCTTCTGATTATTGACAATACATTTTATGCGGCATTACCGTTATTGCAGAAACCTGCCAGTGAGCGTATTCCTGTGGTCGCTATTGGTGTGACCCCGTTGTCGTATTCATCAAAGGATACCATATTCTGGGGCCCCCGCATTCCCCCGGCCTTATTACCGCCAGATTTAACGCGTGACCAGTTGGTGGATGAGGAAACCCAGCAGTTGATCAAAGAGGTCAGAGATGCGTTCAATCAGGCGCTGGCTGCGGTGGATTGTCCGCCATTGGCGGGAGATTACAATGATGTCTTGATAAATCAGGTTGATCGTTTCTTGCAATTATCAGCACCGTCATTTGAATTCTCGCGGGATGATTTACCGGAGACAGTCGCGTTTATCGGGTCACTGGGTGTGAAAGTGAAAGATGACAACGTGCAGATAAGCTGGCCGGATGAGAGTTTACCGTTGATTTTGGTGACTCAGGGAACACTGGCAAATATTGATTTTAACCAATTATTGTTGCCGACTTTGCGTGCGTTGGCAGATTTGCCGGTGCGGGTGCTGGCAATTACCGGCGGACGTTCCGTTGACATGCTGGGAGAAGATATTCCAGATAATGCCAGAGTGGTGGAATATCTCAATTTTGAACATTGGCTTCCCCGCGCATCAATTTTCATTACTAACGGGGGATATGGTTCATTGAATTCAGCCATTCGTCATGGTGTACCGCTGGTGGTTGCGGGAACAGGGGATGGTAAACTGGAAGCGGTTGCCCGCGTCATTTGGTCACGTTGTGGCATCAGCCTGCATACAGACACACCGAGTGAACAGCAATTATATCAGGCGGTGACAAAGATTTTATCCTCACCGATATGGCGGCAGCAGGCACAAATTATACGGGCGGATTACGAATCTCATCATACTTTAGAATTGGTAACATGCCATGTTAATGAGCTGATTGCTCAATCGGCATAA